A genomic window from Pseudoalteromonas piratica includes:
- a CDS encoding ABC transporter permease subunit, whose amino-acid sequence MVSTSFHRVIAFAQFEFSRFLFSKRGLVAIISYLAIWALILTNVVAKGAAFFKNPQFERFITQILGEVGLENLSSWPVPELIVFWLVAVLTFPFFAMFSSADQLCGDKARGTIRFLLLRAKREDLLLGRFLGQVLVVSSFILLALIASNILIVWNDSTQLAAALNLSSSIFIDLVFVVLPMIAFMLLLNVYSTSSKQAIVHCLLLLTLGSIIIGLLAEYVWQGLELLSYLLPNANLFNTLSLSASKAEQYLLPVAQTVAYGALTFTLFKKQGV is encoded by the coding sequence ATGGTTTCAACTAGCTTTCACCGTGTAATTGCATTTGCACAATTTGAGTTTTCACGGTTTTTATTTTCAAAAAGAGGGCTAGTTGCCATTATTAGCTACCTTGCTATCTGGGCACTTATTTTGACCAATGTGGTGGCAAAAGGCGCTGCGTTTTTCAAAAATCCCCAATTTGAACGTTTTATAACGCAAATTCTTGGCGAAGTGGGGCTTGAAAATTTATCAAGCTGGCCGGTCCCTGAATTGATTGTGTTTTGGTTAGTTGCGGTGCTTACCTTTCCATTTTTTGCGATGTTTTCTTCTGCCGATCAACTTTGTGGTGATAAGGCACGTGGTACCATTCGATTTTTATTACTGCGAGCAAAACGAGAAGATTTATTGCTTGGGCGTTTTTTAGGGCAAGTATTAGTCGTTAGCTCGTTTATCTTACTTGCGTTAATAGCAAGCAATATTTTGATTGTATGGAACGACAGCACACAATTGGCAGCAGCACTTAATTTAAGTAGCAGCATTTTTATCGATTTAGTGTTTGTTGTGTTACCTATGATTGCTTTTATGTTGTTACTTAACGTCTATTCCACTTCATCTAAACAAGCGATAGTGCATTGTCTGTTATTACTTACTTTGGGCAGTATTATTATTGGCTTACTTGCAGAATATGTGTGGCAGGGGCTTGAGTTACTGAGTTATTTATTACCTAACGCTAATTTGTTTAACACCTTATCTTTATCAGCTAGCAAGGCTGAACAGTATTTGCTTCCTGTAGCGCAAACAGTAGCTTACGGTGCTTTAACCTTTACATTATTTAAGAAACAAGGGGTATAA
- a CDS encoding M2 family metallopeptidase produces the protein MTSFKLSLPAILVASAVALTGCNANNSEKSTATQQVTAQDAKAFLANTETELMALYNEVSRAEWIYANFITHDTSSLSAAANEKMTAAVVRLANEASKFDKLDLDEDSRRKLDKLKLALTLPAPQDPAKTAELSKIVAELGGLYGKGKYCKEDGKCLSLGDMTATMATSRDYDELLDIWTGWREVAKPMRPLYEQQVKLTNQGANELGYADTGAMWRSKYDMPADDFAKELDRIWGQVKPLYNSLHCHVRAKLGEKYGEDKVPQDKPIPAHLLGNMWAQTWGNIYDVVAPANADPGYDVTELLAKHNYDELKMVRGAEKFFTSMGFAPLPETFYERSLFTKPQDRDVQCHASAWNLDSKDDLRIKMCIQRTGEEFSVIHHELGHNFYQRAYNTQPIYYQESANDGFHEAIGDTIALSVTPGYLKEIGLLDEVPDESKDIGLLMKMAMDKIAFIPFGLLVDQWRWKVFSGEVTPENYNQAWWELREKYQGVAAPVARTEEHFDPGAKYHVPGNTPYTRYFLAHILQFEFHRALCEIAGSKESIHRCSVYNSKEAGERLDAMLKMGSSRPWQEALASVTGKPEMDATAILDYFAPLQKYLDEQNKGRQCGW, from the coding sequence ATGACATCATTTAAACTCTCACTACCAGCAATTTTGGTAGCATCAGCCGTTGCGTTAACCGGCTGTAATGCGAACAATTCAGAAAAATCAACTGCAACACAACAAGTAACAGCACAAGATGCAAAAGCGTTTTTAGCAAATACTGAAACAGAATTAATGGCGCTTTACAACGAAGTAAGCCGTGCAGAATGGATTTACGCTAACTTCATTACTCATGACACTTCAAGTCTTTCTGCTGCTGCAAACGAAAAAATGACTGCTGCCGTAGTTCGTTTAGCGAATGAAGCGTCTAAGTTCGACAAATTAGACCTAGACGAAGATAGCCGCCGTAAGCTAGATAAACTTAAGCTAGCACTCACCCTGCCTGCACCACAAGATCCAGCTAAAACAGCTGAGCTTTCAAAAATCGTTGCTGAACTTGGCGGCCTGTATGGTAAAGGTAAATACTGTAAAGAAGACGGTAAGTGCTTAAGCCTTGGCGATATGACAGCAACCATGGCAACAAGCCGTGATTACGACGAGCTACTTGATATTTGGACTGGCTGGCGCGAAGTTGCTAAACCAATGCGTCCACTTTACGAGCAACAAGTTAAATTAACGAACCAAGGTGCTAACGAGCTTGGCTATGCAGATACAGGTGCAATGTGGCGTAGTAAATACGATATGCCAGCTGATGATTTTGCAAAAGAGCTAGATCGTATTTGGGGTCAAGTTAAGCCACTTTATAACTCTCTACACTGTCATGTTCGCGCAAAACTAGGCGAAAAATATGGTGAAGACAAAGTACCACAAGACAAGCCAATTCCAGCACACTTACTGGGTAACATGTGGGCACAAACGTGGGGCAACATCTACGATGTAGTTGCACCTGCGAATGCTGATCCAGGTTACGATGTAACTGAATTACTTGCTAAGCACAACTATGATGAACTAAAAATGGTGCGCGGTGCAGAGAAATTCTTTACGTCAATGGGCTTTGCACCATTACCAGAGACATTCTACGAGCGCTCACTGTTTACTAAACCACAAGATCGCGACGTGCAATGTCACGCATCAGCTTGGAACTTAGATAGCAAAGACGATTTACGTATTAAGATGTGTATCCAACGTACTGGTGAAGAATTCTCAGTAATTCACCACGAACTAGGCCACAACTTCTACCAGCGCGCTTACAACACGCAACCAATTTACTACCAAGAAAGTGCCAACGATGGCTTCCACGAAGCAATTGGTGACACTATCGCTCTTTCTGTAACACCGGGTTACTTAAAAGAGATTGGTTTACTTGATGAAGTACCAGATGAATCAAAAGATATCGGTCTTCTTATGAAAATGGCAATGGATAAAATTGCATTTATCCCATTTGGCCTACTTGTTGACCAATGGCGCTGGAAAGTATTCTCAGGTGAAGTAACGCCAGAAAACTACAACCAAGCATGGTGGGAACTGCGTGAGAAGTATCAAGGTGTAGCGGCTCCTGTAGCACGTACTGAAGAACACTTTGATCCAGGCGCAAAATACCACGTACCAGGTAATACACCTTATACACGTTATTTCCTAGCGCACATTCTACAATTTGAATTCCACCGTGCACTGTGTGAAATCGCAGGTAGCAAAGAGTCTATTCACCGTTGTAGCGTTTATAATTCAAAAGAAGCAGGCGAACGTTTAGATGCGATGCTGAAAATGGGTTCTAGCCGTCCATGGCAAGAAGCGCTTGCAAGCGTAACGGGTAAACCAGAAATGGATGCAACTGCAATTCTTGATTACTTTGCACCATTACAAAAATATTTAGATGAGCAAAACAAAGGCCGCCAGTGCGGTTGGTAA
- a CDS encoding aminoglycoside phosphotransferase family protein: MEKRLKTSYLIKNFNALDLPTEPSYELACAICDFTDEKHWQPLIEQICENNDLALTVLQRASSGENPTFLLESASKQLFYIKFIAPNWLFQYHHEAEALRLCDNASLPIATPKLIAHGEINNWGYIVTEGLEGQLLSDVYNELTLEEQKSIADQLGRFCLQMHSIPMEKSSVLYKDWQAFIEAQYHNSYARRKRQGLRADFLADFIPYIAHTPYKAPETSNLYLIHSDLHPGNLLVKRSDSGAILSGVIDFGDAIICNEPVFEFTTVGLLIAKGRTEVFQQFLESYLYQIDDKRAFLNSLMTLTLLRHTGNLNYLIEYVPGVKQCTNWPDAEQYLFPLP; the protein is encoded by the coding sequence ATGGAAAAACGCTTGAAAACCAGTTATTTGATTAAAAACTTCAACGCATTAGATTTACCAACAGAGCCAAGCTATGAGCTTGCCTGTGCTATTTGCGATTTTACCGATGAAAAGCACTGGCAACCACTGATTGAACAAATATGTGAAAACAATGACTTGGCACTTACTGTGTTACAGCGTGCAAGCTCAGGTGAAAATCCCACATTTTTATTGGAAAGTGCCAGTAAACAATTGTTTTACATTAAATTTATTGCGCCAAACTGGCTTTTTCAATATCACCATGAGGCTGAAGCGTTACGCCTTTGCGATAACGCATCACTGCCGATAGCAACACCTAAATTGATTGCCCATGGCGAAATTAATAATTGGGGATACATTGTTACCGAAGGCTTGGAAGGTCAGTTACTCTCAGATGTGTATAACGAACTAACACTTGAAGAGCAAAAATCGATTGCAGATCAGCTAGGGCGCTTTTGCTTGCAAATGCACAGTATACCTATGGAGAAATCAAGCGTACTTTATAAAGATTGGCAGGCATTTATTGAAGCGCAATACCACAATAGTTACGCCCGCCGAAAGCGACAAGGTTTACGCGCAGATTTTTTAGCCGATTTTATCCCTTATATTGCTCATACACCTTACAAAGCGCCTGAAACAAGTAATTTATACCTAATACACAGTGATTTGCACCCGGGTAATTTACTCGTTAAGCGATCTGATTCAGGGGCTATACTGTCTGGTGTAATTGATTTTGGTGATGCCATCATATGCAATGAACCGGTGTTTGAATTCACCACAGTGGGATTATTAATTGCAAAAGGTAGAACTGAGGTGTTTCAACAGTTTTTAGAAAGTTATTTATATCAAATTGATGATAAACGAGCCTTTTTAAATAGCTTAATGACACTGACTTTATTACGACATACAGGTAATTTAAATTACCTTATTGAATATGTGCCAGGTGTAAAACAATGCACCAATTGGCCAGATGCTGAACAGTATCTTTTCCCGTTACCATAG
- a CDS encoding acyl-CoA dehydrogenase, translating to MLIFIIIVFAIAAVFGIRANRLRFVTKPVFNYFKKALPPLSETERQAMEAGDIWWDGELFSGRPNWQTFRSYPSPKLSHEEQAFIDNQVTTLLDMLDDHQIVTDRDLPKAVWQYLKEEGFFALIVPKSHGGHGFSAYANSTIVSKIACSSLSAAVTVMVPNSLGPAELLAHYGTQEQQDFWLPKLANGDEVPCFALTALDAGSDAGAIQDYGVVCKKRYKNKMTIGIKLNWQKRYITLAPIATVIGLAFKLYDPDGLLGDKEDLGICCALIPAKTKGVTSGKRHDPMGMAFMNGPTTGEDVFVPLDALIGGEDFIGKGWRMLVECLSAGRGISLPALATATAHLTTRTTTAYALIRKQFGLPIAQFEGVAESLAHIAAMSYLTESARRMTTTALDLNLSPAVITAITKYHLTELGRDIINRGFDIQAGKAVQNGPSNSLASAYKGTPVSITVEGANILTRCLMIFGQGATRCHPFILKEMEAVAFEDEQAGLNQFDDYLCKHIVHTMGNFGFSFFHSLTCHWFVPKVSAGPVAHYYQTLTKLSASFAFCSDYAMLLLGGSLKRKEATSARLGDILSQLYLASSVLKRYEDDGRQVSDLPFVTYSIDHCLYQIGQAFEAFFANITLGKLLRITVFPWGNPYRKPNDENFNQVIKSVSTNTVMRERLCNLCHVKPDSDISNMERLLVLLVEQKGLISRFEMTMKQARFDIKYDRIGAISDLDDDFSEEEKAKLTEYETLRQAVINVDEFEQL from the coding sequence ATGTTGATTTTTATCATTATTGTTTTTGCGATTGCAGCGGTATTTGGGATCCGTGCTAATCGCTTAAGATTTGTAACAAAACCTGTGTTTAATTACTTCAAAAAAGCCTTACCGCCGCTTTCTGAAACAGAGCGCCAAGCCATGGAAGCAGGGGATATTTGGTGGGATGGTGAACTATTCTCTGGGCGACCAAATTGGCAAACATTTAGAAGTTATCCAAGCCCCAAACTCAGCCACGAAGAGCAAGCATTCATCGATAATCAAGTAACTACATTATTAGATATGCTGGACGATCATCAAATTGTTACCGATCGTGATTTACCCAAAGCGGTGTGGCAGTATCTTAAAGAAGAAGGTTTTTTTGCTTTAATTGTACCGAAAAGTCATGGCGGTCATGGTTTTTCAGCCTATGCAAACTCCACCATAGTGAGCAAAATTGCCTGTTCGAGTTTATCGGCTGCGGTGACTGTGATGGTGCCAAACAGTCTTGGCCCTGCTGAATTACTTGCCCATTATGGTACTCAAGAACAGCAAGACTTTTGGCTACCAAAATTGGCAAATGGTGATGAAGTGCCTTGCTTTGCTTTAACAGCACTTGATGCAGGCTCTGACGCTGGGGCGATTCAAGATTATGGTGTCGTGTGTAAAAAGCGTTATAAAAACAAAATGACCATTGGCATTAAACTCAATTGGCAAAAACGGTATATCACGTTAGCTCCGATTGCTACGGTGATTGGTCTTGCATTTAAGTTATATGATCCTGATGGGTTATTAGGCGATAAAGAAGACTTAGGTATTTGCTGCGCACTTATTCCTGCCAAAACAAAGGGCGTTACATCTGGTAAACGTCACGATCCTATGGGCATGGCATTTATGAATGGTCCAACCACTGGTGAAGATGTATTTGTGCCGCTTGATGCATTGATTGGCGGTGAGGACTTTATTGGTAAAGGCTGGCGCATGCTTGTTGAATGTTTAAGCGCAGGCCGGGGGATTTCTCTACCAGCACTGGCAACAGCAACTGCTCACTTAACCACACGAACTACAACTGCTTATGCGTTAATTAGAAAACAGTTTGGCTTACCCATCGCACAGTTTGAAGGTGTCGCTGAAAGTCTGGCGCATATTGCAGCTATGAGTTATCTCACAGAATCTGCAAGGCGTATGACCACGACCGCGCTTGATCTCAATCTAAGCCCAGCGGTGATTACTGCAATAACAAAATACCATCTGACAGAACTTGGCCGAGACATTATCAACCGAGGCTTTGATATTCAAGCAGGTAAAGCCGTGCAAAATGGCCCGAGTAATAGTCTTGCAAGTGCTTATAAAGGCACGCCTGTGTCGATTACCGTTGAAGGGGCAAATATACTTACACGCTGTTTAATGATATTTGGCCAAGGTGCAACACGGTGCCATCCGTTTATTTTGAAAGAAATGGAAGCGGTAGCGTTTGAAGATGAACAAGCTGGATTGAACCAGTTTGATGACTACCTCTGTAAGCATATCGTGCATACCATGGGTAATTTTGGTTTTAGTTTCTTCCATTCGCTAACTTGTCATTGGTTTGTGCCTAAGGTGAGCGCCGGTCCGGTTGCGCATTACTATCAAACATTAACTAAATTAAGTGCGTCTTTTGCCTTTTGTTCAGACTACGCGATGTTGTTGTTAGGAGGTTCATTGAAACGAAAAGAAGCAACGTCAGCACGCCTTGGTGATATATTGAGTCAACTTTACTTAGCAAGTAGTGTTTTAAAACGTTATGAAGACGATGGTAGGCAAGTCTCCGATTTACCTTTTGTTACTTACTCAATTGACCATTGTTTGTATCAGATAGGTCAGGCATTTGAAGCATTCTTTGCAAATATAACCCTTGGCAAGTTACTTAGAATTACCGTGTTTCCTTGGGGGAACCCATATCGTAAACCAAACGATGAGAACTTTAACCAAGTGATCAAAAGTGTCAGTACAAACACTGTGATGCGTGAGCGATTGTGTAATTTATGTCATGTAAAACCTGACTCTGATATATCAAATATGGAACGTTTATTGGTCCTTTTAGTCGAGCAAAAAGGGCTTATCTCGCGTTTTGAAATGACCATGAAACAAGCACGTTTTGATATTAAATATGATCGAATAGGGGCAATCTCCGATCTCGATGATGATTTTTCAGAAGAAGAAAAAGCAAAGCTCACTGAATACGAAACACTCAGACAAGCGGTAATAAATGTTGATGAGTTCGAGCAGCTTTAG
- a CDS encoding putative porin, which yields MKKLILSSLLLVSAGANAASYQSFNEFNYVNADNYDGFALSSHYFFKPQAMIGVLDEFGYLNTDTNLYGSINNFADDNAYNLGGEYFLPNNVFITADVAKQGDFDAYSVGAGFLLNDDFKVSARYSDADNADGEVYARAEYNHQINRIDYLAFSFDTEVDFDSWELASRYFMALNSAQHLAVDASVTETGNDIVTRVFGTYYLNQAISAGVGVNDGKFEVKAKYYTDANFAFSIGYQDIDEALVFAVYGQF from the coding sequence ATGAAAAAACTAATTTTATCTTCTTTATTGCTAGTATCTGCGGGCGCAAATGCTGCGAGCTATCAATCATTTAATGAGTTTAATTATGTAAATGCTGATAACTACGATGGGTTTGCATTGAGCAGTCATTATTTTTTCAAGCCGCAGGCAATGATAGGTGTGCTAGATGAGTTTGGTTATTTAAATACCGATACTAACTTGTATGGTTCCATTAATAATTTTGCTGATGATAATGCGTACAATTTAGGTGGCGAGTATTTCTTGCCAAATAATGTATTTATCACCGCAGACGTTGCCAAACAGGGAGACTTTGATGCCTACAGTGTCGGCGCTGGCTTTTTATTAAATGATGATTTTAAAGTAAGTGCCCGTTACAGTGATGCCGATAACGCCGACGGCGAAGTATATGCTCGCGCTGAATACAACCATCAAATTAACCGCATTGATTATCTTGCGTTTAGTTTTGATACTGAGGTGGATTTTGATAGTTGGGAGCTGGCTTCTCGCTATTTTATGGCACTAAACAGCGCGCAGCATTTAGCCGTTGATGCATCGGTTACTGAAACTGGAAATGATATCGTTACTCGTGTGTTCGGTACCTACTATCTAAACCAAGCAATCTCTGCGGGTGTTGGTGTTAATGATGGTAAGTTTGAAGTAAAAGCGAAATACTATACGGACGCCAATTTTGCTTTTTCAATTGGCTATCAAGATATTGATGAAGCCCTTGTTTTTGCTGTTTACGGCCAGTTTTAA
- a CDS encoding PH domain-containing protein, whose translation MGLLSGLIGNASEVDSEEVERFIDSALIDGEQVEKAYKVIRDVMVFTNKRLILVDRQGVRGNKAEVLSIPYGKITKFSKESAGTFDLDAELKIWLGSEPNPMTKEFKAGDDIDQVYKILSQYTLG comes from the coding sequence ATGGGACTTTTATCAGGTTTAATAGGAAATGCGAGCGAAGTAGATAGCGAAGAAGTAGAGCGTTTTATAGACTCAGCGCTTATAGATGGTGAACAAGTCGAAAAAGCGTACAAAGTGATCCGTGATGTCATGGTGTTTACCAACAAGCGCTTAATTTTGGTTGACCGCCAAGGCGTTCGTGGCAATAAAGCGGAAGTGCTGTCTATCCCTTACGGTAAAATCACTAAATTTAGTAAAGAGTCAGCGGGCACCTTTGATCTCGATGCAGAATTAAAGATCTGGTTAGGCTCAGAGCCAAACCCAATGACAAAAGAGTTCAAAGCGGGTGATGATATTGACCAAGTCTACAAAATTCTGAGCCAGTACACATTAGGGTAG
- a CDS encoding ABC transporter ATP-binding protein, translating into MIELKNVSKHFASNKVLIDVSMTIPSGEPVAIIGPNGAGKTTLFSLISGFISPSSGEVLFDGKAIPHSEQFGKLAVLPQDAQLDPRFTIEKQLAFFSKLQGFTKSEGIAEVSRVLGLVGLLEHKTKKPQELSHGMRKRACIAQSLIGNPSFVLLDEATAGLDPVHAKEVRELIASLSKDITFILSSHDLAELERLCQRVFVFEAGSLKQYSGDGDTTSQAYLTLRLKQDLDNLDNVIAELNGLRNLKVTQSREYLIEYDASVTDFDIQLLQCLHQQSIAYQQIYNGKTLENQLFD; encoded by the coding sequence ATGATTGAACTTAAAAATGTAAGTAAGCACTTTGCGTCTAACAAAGTCCTGATTGATGTATCCATGACCATTCCAAGTGGCGAGCCAGTAGCGATTATAGGTCCTAATGGGGCAGGTAAAACCACGCTTTTTAGCCTAATTTCAGGGTTTATTTCACCGAGTAGCGGTGAAGTACTGTTTGATGGCAAGGCGATACCCCATAGTGAGCAATTTGGAAAACTTGCCGTGCTGCCGCAAGATGCGCAACTTGATCCGCGTTTTACCATAGAAAAACAACTGGCTTTTTTTTCTAAACTTCAAGGCTTTACTAAAAGCGAGGGAATAGCTGAGGTTTCTCGTGTACTTGGCTTAGTGGGGTTATTGGAACATAAAACTAAAAAACCACAAGAGCTTTCTCATGGTATGCGTAAACGTGCGTGTATTGCGCAATCACTAATTGGTAACCCGTCTTTTGTATTGCTTGATGAGGCCACAGCGGGCCTTGACCCTGTGCATGCCAAAGAAGTCCGAGAACTCATCGCGAGTTTAAGTAAAGATATTACCTTTATTCTAAGCTCACACGATTTAGCTGAGCTTGAGCGATTGTGCCAACGTGTATTTGTGTTTGAAGCGGGCAGTTTAAAACAATACTCAGGTGATGGTGATACCACTTCACAGGCCTATTTAACGCTGAGATTGAAACAGGATTTAGATAATTTAGATAACGTGATTGCTGAGCTTAATGGCTTAAGAAACTTAAAAGTAACTCAATCACGTGAATACTTAATTGAATATGATGCCAGTGTCACTGACTTTGATATTCAGTTACTGCAATGTTTACATCAACAGAGCATTGCATATCAGCAAATTTATAATGGAAAAACGCTTGAAAACCAGTTATTTGATTAA
- a CDS encoding cystathionine beta-lyase, protein MKANTQIIHAGRKTKYTQGVVNPVVQRASTIVFDSVAQMKENTAKRGEQALFYGRRGTHTHFALQDAIAELEQGAGCALFPSGAAAVSNAILSFVKTGDHILMVDTAYEPTRDFCDKILANMGVSTTYYDPMIGEDIEDLIQDNTVLLFLEAPGSITMEVQDVPLLTKIAKAHDLLVFIDNTYGNGYFFKPLTHGVDVSIQAATKYIVGHSDVMMGVAIANEACWEQLRENAYLMGQCTSADDAYLALRGLRTMPVRLKQHEQAALDIAHWLNEHPLVDHVRHPMFDSCPGSEVFKRDFSGSTGLFSFVLKGGNKAAITALLDGMSHFKMGYSWGGFESLITVTSSFNRIRTVTNYDFSGPLVRIHVGLEDVEDLKLDLKAGLERFQAQLK, encoded by the coding sequence ATGAAAGCTAATACCCAAATTATTCACGCAGGTCGTAAAACAAAATATACCCAAGGCGTGGTGAATCCGGTTGTACAGCGCGCTTCAACCATAGTATTTGACTCTGTTGCGCAAATGAAAGAAAACACCGCAAAACGCGGTGAACAAGCTCTATTTTACGGGCGTCGTGGCACCCATACTCACTTTGCCCTACAAGATGCCATTGCAGAACTTGAACAAGGTGCTGGTTGTGCGTTATTCCCAAGTGGCGCGGCAGCGGTAAGTAACGCTATTTTGTCGTTTGTAAAAACCGGTGACCATATTTTAATGGTGGATACGGCGTACGAGCCAACACGCGATTTTTGTGACAAAATTTTAGCCAATATGGGCGTGAGCACTACTTATTACGACCCGATGATTGGTGAAGATATCGAAGACCTGATCCAAGACAATACCGTATTGTTGTTTTTAGAAGCACCTGGCTCCATTACCATGGAAGTGCAAGATGTACCGCTTCTTACCAAAATTGCTAAAGCACATGATTTATTAGTGTTTATTGATAACACTTACGGTAATGGTTATTTTTTTAAACCACTCACACATGGTGTAGATGTGTCCATTCAAGCGGCAACCAAATACATTGTTGGTCATTCAGATGTGATGATGGGCGTTGCGATTGCAAATGAAGCCTGCTGGGAGCAACTACGTGAAAATGCGTATTTAATGGGGCAATGTACTTCTGCCGATGATGCTTATTTAGCGCTGCGTGGCCTGCGTACCATGCCAGTGCGTTTAAAACAGCATGAGCAAGCAGCATTAGACATTGCTCACTGGTTAAATGAACATCCACTTGTGGATCATGTGCGTCACCCAATGTTTGATTCGTGCCCTGGCTCAGAGGTCTTTAAGCGTGACTTTAGTGGTAGCACTGGGCTTTTCAGTTTTGTTTTAAAAGGCGGTAATAAAGCTGCGATTACTGCGTTATTAGATGGTATGAGCCATTTCAAAATGGGTTATTCATGGGGTGGCTTTGAAAGCTTGATTACAGTTACAAGTAGCTTTAATCGCATTCGTACCGTAACAAATTATGATTTTTCAGGACCTTTGGTGCGAATTCATGTTGGACTTGAAGACGTAGAAGACCTTAAACTGGACTTAAAAGCAGGACTTGAGCGTTTCCAAGCACAATTAAAATAA